The following are from one region of the bacterium genome:
- a CDS encoding Gfo/Idh/MocA family oxidoreductase: MVEVGIIGIGGWGKNLLRTFYSLPGVRVAAAADLVEERRADAAEKYPGLNLIGDHREIMGDPAIEAVVVATPGATHHRLVMEALAAGKDVYVEKPMALSAQDCREIVAKAQAEERIVMVGHLLLYHPAVVKMKEELDAGNLGDPYYLYAQRLNLGKIRRSENALWTFAPHDISVALHLIGAEPVSVSAWGESYVQPEVEDVVFARIAFPGKVMAHIHVSWLDPHKVRKITLVGSRKMMVFDDMDKNAPLRIYDKGVPEDLEYDSYGEYLTLRYGDEYVPAVRAGEPLGLECAHFVECVRERRFPLTDGRNGLRAVRVLEAAQESLRRGGKVIALNEER; this comes from the coding sequence ATGGTTGAAGTGGGAATTATCGGGATCGGAGGATGGGGGAAGAACCTTCTACGCACTTTTTACTCGCTGCCCGGGGTCCGCGTGGCCGCCGCCGCCGATCTGGTCGAGGAGAGGAGGGCGGACGCCGCCGAAAAATATCCGGGTTTGAACCTGATCGGCGACCATCGGGAGATCATGGGCGACCCCGCGATCGAGGCGGTGGTGGTGGCCACTCCCGGAGCTACCCACCACCGGTTGGTGATGGAAGCGCTGGCGGCGGGGAAAGACGTTTACGTCGAAAAGCCGATGGCTCTTTCCGCTCAAGATTGCCGGGAGATCGTGGCCAAGGCCCAAGCGGAGGAAAGGATCGTGATGGTCGGTCATCTTCTTCTTTACCACCCCGCGGTCGTAAAGATGAAGGAAGAACTGGACGCGGGGAACTTGGGCGACCCGTACTACCTCTATGCCCAGCGGTTGAACCTGGGCAAGATCCGCCGCAGCGAAAACGCGTTGTGGACGTTCGCGCCGCACGACATCTCCGTCGCCCTCCACCTGATCGGGGCCGAACCGGTTTCGGTATCGGCCTGGGGGGAGTCGTACGTCCAGCCGGAAGTGGAGGACGTGGTTTTCGCGCGCATCGCCTTCCCGGGAAAGGTCATGGCCCATATCCACGTCAGCTGGCTCGATCCGCACAAAGTCCGCAAGATCACCCTGGTCGGGAGCCGGAAGATGATGGTTTTCGACGATATGGACAAGAACGCCCCCCTGAGGATATACGACAAGGGAGTGCCCGAAGACCTGGAATACGACAGCTACGGGGAGTACCTGACGTTGCGTTACGGGGACGAATATGTGCCCGCCGTCAGGGCCGGGGAACCGCTGGGCCTGGAGTGCGCCCATTTCGTGGAATGCGTGCGGGAGCGGCGTTTCCCCCTGACCGACGGCCGCAACGGCTTGCGGGCGGTCCGGGTCCTGGAGGCGGCCCAGGAATCGCTCCGACGGGGGGGCAAGGTTATCGCGTTGAACGAGGAACGATGA
- a CDS encoding glycosyltransferase, which yields MKTAFVFSQFPCYDEAFMLREMDFLQKEIEYIILSIKKADRDPVVHAAGAALKQKTCYSRLFWSRRVLLANLAAFIASPLRYLKALILAVRLGFPDPEFMGKSLALFPQAVYFAALCRTREIAAVHGQWATYPAVTAAVIAVFNGIPFSFTGHAHDIYLKTAGLKLKMEMARFILTCTRDNVRRLLSVAPALPSDKIRVVHHGVDCRRYPFRPPSFHAGREFRILSVGSLFECKGFEYLIDACRILNEKGVDFRCRIVGGGYLEEKLKERARAAAVGGLVEFTGYQSQEKMPEHYRWGDLFVLPAVTRIHWGIPNVLIEALASGVPVACTPLPSLPELIGNPVCGFTIPEGDAGAIAGLVRRVASDPGVLGEYARRGRRKIEEEWDIVRTSAIIAGLLNDTGTTHNRGQDHG from the coding sequence ATGAAAACGGCGTTCGTGTTCTCCCAATTTCCCTGCTATGACGAGGCTTTCATGCTCCGGGAGATGGATTTTCTGCAGAAAGAGATCGAGTATATCATTCTTTCCATCAAGAAAGCTGACCGCGATCCCGTGGTTCACGCCGCCGGGGCCGCCCTGAAACAAAAGACCTGCTACAGTCGCCTGTTCTGGAGTCGACGGGTGCTGCTGGCCAACCTGGCGGCTTTCATCGCTTCCCCGCTCCGTTACCTCAAGGCCTTGATCCTGGCGGTCCGGCTCGGGTTCCCCGACCCGGAATTCATGGGAAAGTCGCTGGCCCTGTTCCCCCAGGCCGTTTATTTCGCCGCTCTCTGCCGGACCCGGGAAATCGCGGCGGTTCACGGCCAGTGGGCGACCTATCCGGCGGTGACCGCCGCCGTCATCGCGGTCTTCAACGGAATCCCCTTCAGTTTCACCGGCCACGCTCACGATATCTATCTCAAAACGGCCGGCCTGAAGCTCAAAATGGAAATGGCCCGGTTCATCCTCACCTGTACCCGGGACAACGTCCGTCGTCTTCTCTCGGTGGCCCCGGCCCTGCCGTCCGATAAAATCAGAGTGGTCCACCATGGGGTGGATTGCCGACGGTATCCTTTCCGCCCTCCCTCGTTTCACGCCGGGCGGGAATTCAGGATACTTTCGGTCGGGAGTCTTTTCGAATGCAAAGGCTTCGAGTATCTGATCGACGCCTGCCGGATTCTGAACGAGAAGGGGGTCGATTTCCGCTGCCGCATCGTCGGCGGCGGCTATCTGGAAGAGAAATTAAAGGAACGCGCCCGGGCTGCGGCCGTGGGCGGGCTGGTCGAATTTACCGGTTATCAGAGCCAGGAGAAGATGCCTGAGCACTACCGCTGGGGAGACCTTTTCGTGCTCCCCGCCGTCACCAGAATCCACTGGGGAATTCCCAACGTCCTCATCGAAGCCCTGGCCAGCGGGGTGCCCGTGGCCTGTACCCCGCTGCCGTCGCTCCCGGAACTGATCGGAAACCCCGTCTGCGGATTCACGATTCCGGAGGGAGACGCCGGGGCCATCGCCGGCCTGGTCCGCCGGGTAGCGTCCGATCCCGGTGTTCTCGGCGAATACGCCCGCCGGGGCAGAAGAAAAATCGAAGAAGAGTGGGATATCGTCCGGACTTCGGCGATAATCGCCGGGTTGTTGAACGACACCGGCACAACGCACAACCGGGGGCAAGATCATGGTTGA
- a CDS encoding acyltransferase, producing MKNGFFVHESSYVDPGASVGEGTKVWHFCHVLPGAVIGKNCSLGQNVNVGGAAVVGDRVKIQNNVSIYDSVVIEDDVFCGPSMVFTNVFNPRSEVVRKHEYRGTLVKKGASIGANATIVCGTTIGAYAFVGAGAVVTRDVPDFALAYGNPARVRGWICRCGINLDFEGESAGCGNCGRRYRLEAGRVNEVGNPEEESAGTCESPM from the coding sequence ATGAAAAACGGCTTTTTCGTCCACGAATCGAGTTACGTGGATCCCGGGGCTTCCGTCGGGGAGGGGACCAAGGTCTGGCATTTCTGCCATGTCCTTCCCGGCGCGGTCATCGGGAAGAACTGTTCGCTGGGGCAGAACGTCAACGTCGGGGGAGCGGCCGTCGTCGGGGATCGGGTCAAGATCCAGAACAACGTGTCCATCTACGACAGCGTGGTGATCGAAGACGACGTGTTCTGCGGGCCGTCCATGGTGTTCACCAACGTGTTCAATCCCCGCAGCGAAGTGGTGCGCAAGCACGAATACCGCGGCACTCTGGTGAAAAAGGGAGCCTCGATCGGCGCCAACGCCACCATCGTCTGCGGAACCACGATCGGAGCCTACGCCTTTGTCGGAGCGGGCGCCGTGGTCACCCGCGACGTCCCCGATTTCGCCCTGGCCTACGGAAACCCGGCCCGGGTTCGCGGTTGGATCTGCCGCTGCGGGATCAACCTCGATTTCGAGGGGGAATCGGCGGGCTGCGGGAACTGCGGCCGCCGCTACCGGCTGGAAGCCGGCCGGGTCAACGAAGTCGGGAACCCGGAGGAAGAGAGCGCGGGCACGTGCGAATCGCCTATGTGA
- a CDS encoding polysaccharide deacetylase family protein yields the protein MSRPARAIRSGAFAAGALPAAAAAIWRGRGVRVLTYHRIDDLPGDRLGVSPGIFRTHLKTIRDRGYRVVTLDDLLDAPAAARPPDSPRLVITFDDGYRDWYDNAFPILQEFSYPGVFFLTVGLVDGSAEIPRYRTLAAERRRALTPGQIADMAGAGMRFESHGVTHREMPALSPGERNGELKESARKIAEWTGRAPGWFAFPRGKYVPEMIGELRGAGYRGAVTVDPGSNVRFRGYPLVRRTEISADDSLCDFGFKLRGGADFIHRLRRGRGEGS from the coding sequence ATGAGCAGGCCGGCCCGTGCTATCCGTTCCGGGGCGTTTGCGGCCGGCGCGCTCCCCGCCGCCGCCGCCGCGATCTGGCGGGGACGGGGGGTGCGGGTGCTTACCTATCACCGGATCGACGATCTCCCCGGAGACCGACTGGGGGTTAGTCCCGGTATTTTCAGAACCCATCTGAAGACGATTAGGGACCGGGGGTACCGGGTCGTTACCCTTGACGATCTTCTCGACGCTCCCGCCGCTGCTCGACCCCCCGATTCTCCCCGGCTGGTCATCACGTTCGACGACGGCTACCGGGACTGGTATGATAACGCCTTCCCGATATTGCAGGAGTTTTCTTACCCGGGGGTATTTTTCCTGACCGTGGGGCTGGTGGACGGAAGCGCCGAAATTCCCCGTTATCGGACCTTGGCCGCCGAACGCCGCCGGGCGCTGACGCCGGGGCAGATCGCGGATATGGCCGGCGCGGGCATGCGCTTCGAGTCCCACGGCGTCACCCACCGGGAAATGCCTGCTTTGTCCCCCGGGGAGAGGAATGGCGAGTTGAAGGAAAGCGCGCGGAAGATCGCGGAATGGACGGGTCGAGCTCCCGGTTGGTTCGCTTTTCCCCGGGGCAAGTACGTCCCGGAGATGATCGGGGAACTGCGGGGCGCCGGTTATCGGGGTGCGGTGACGGTGGATCCCGGCAGCAACGTTCGGTTCCGCGGGTACCCGCTGGTGAGAAGAACCGAGATATCCGCCGACGACTCCCTTTGCGATTTCGGGTTCAAGCTCCGCGGAGGTGCCGATTTCATTCACCGGCTCCGGCGCGGCCGGGGAGAAGGAAGCTAG
- a CDS encoding glycosyltransferase, whose amino-acid sequence MRIAYVIDKMVRAGAQRHLAQVIRGIGDRGHQPILCCLLYAGPLGEELEKAGVPVSVLGLKGVVGRDFFRAVSALRRLCVSEDIDIIHAYLFAANIVAPWAGLFSGRRVITSRRDDGFWKRPRHIIAHRLGNVFTSRVTANSRSVVEYLRLREHLPGKRISLIYNGIDPRPPSAPRPARKTVRIGCLGNIRPVKGYEDMVKALARLDPGLSWEAHIAGRDLERDHALFLKNLVRETGLEKRVVWTGEIDEPYAFLESLDIFVLPSRSEGFSNSLLEAMSCACPVVATAVGANDEVIRAGRDGIVVPPADPAALARELEKLVVSATRRESWGRSARLRAREFSTRKMLGQMDALYREVGGGR is encoded by the coding sequence GTGCGAATCGCCTATGTGATCGACAAGATGGTCCGGGCCGGCGCCCAGCGCCACCTGGCGCAGGTGATCCGGGGGATCGGGGACCGTGGCCACCAACCGATCCTGTGCTGCCTCCTCTATGCCGGACCTCTGGGTGAAGAGTTGGAGAAAGCAGGTGTGCCGGTTTCGGTGCTGGGCCTGAAAGGAGTGGTGGGAAGAGATTTTTTCCGGGCGGTGTCCGCTCTCCGCCGGCTCTGCGTCAGCGAGGATATCGATATTATCCACGCCTATCTCTTCGCGGCCAACATCGTCGCTCCCTGGGCGGGGCTGTTTTCCGGGAGGAGGGTGATCACCAGCCGCCGGGACGACGGTTTCTGGAAACGCCCCCGGCATATCATCGCCCATCGGCTGGGAAACGTCTTCACCTCCCGGGTGACCGCCAACTCCCGGTCCGTGGTCGAATACCTGCGCCTCCGGGAACACCTTCCCGGGAAGCGGATCAGTCTGATCTACAACGGCATCGACCCCCGGCCCCCCTCCGCTCCGCGTCCGGCCCGAAAAACGGTTCGGATCGGATGCCTGGGCAACATCCGGCCGGTCAAAGGCTACGAAGATATGGTGAAAGCCCTGGCTCGGCTCGATCCGGGGCTCTCCTGGGAAGCGCACATCGCCGGACGCGATTTGGAGCGCGACCACGCCCTGTTTCTGAAAAACCTGGTCCGGGAAACGGGCCTGGAGAAAAGAGTCGTCTGGACGGGCGAGATCGACGAACCGTACGCCTTTCTCGAAAGTCTGGATATTTTCGTTCTCCCCTCCCGCTCCGAGGGTTTCTCCAACTCCCTCCTGGAAGCGATGAGCTGTGCGTGCCCGGTGGTCGCGACCGCGGTGGGAGCGAATGACGAAGTGATCCGCGCCGGCCGCGACGGCATCGTCGTCCCTCCCGCGGATCCCGCCGCGCTCGCCCGGGAACTGGAGAAGCTGGTCGTCTCCGCAACCCGGCGGGAAAGCTGGGGGCGGTCGGCGCGGCTGCGCGCCCGGGAGTTCTCGACCCGGAAGATGCTCGGGCAAATGGACGCGCTCTACCGTGAGGTGGGGGGGGGAAGATGA